ggcaaaccattcttgtatcgctgggatctgctggagggcccatgggaactgaataagatgcatggatggatcatgaatgcaatgaagcaaggcattcaAGAAATCACCGCACATGTCCCATCTAAGATTTTCCTTGGCGTTCTACTGTACCAGATTGTGATTgatttcgaggatttgcacAGACTTTGCCATCGACAACACCTCAATGTGAATCTCATATctgtatggtgcttgtaagtccacatgtgcCACATACatgagttttaaatacatacaTATTTAATGTCAAGTACCTGAGCAGCCTATTCTGTAGGATGCAATGGAGAGAGGAAGAATTGACGCAGGCAGGTTcaaggtagcgtaccttgacccagcacgAATAAGCGAGCtagagcacaagctcaaaatgaAGGAAACAATCAAAGCACAAAATAGAAGCAACAGAGACACAGGTGGAGAAAGATGACATGAAAAAAGCCCATAGAGAAGAAATACACAAGTGCCCGTatacattgcaaaagtaatgCGGAAAAGGGCTAACAAGGATTATATCAGGGCTCCTTACGATTTTTagtaagctagttttaattactatatatatattaggtgctatttaatgccatctataatataaattattttagtaTAATGCAGAGATCATTGGATTTGCATCATGATTTTACCTAAGCTAGGAGAAGTAGTGGTCCTTGACTCAGCCAGCTATCATAGAGAAaggtacaaggatttcatagGCATTACATGaaagtaagacattccttggCGGTACTTATatgcatgttgacattctatgcacctaattTATATTACTATCTCTTATCTGTATATCCTCAAAGCACGTACAAGCTATACATACTAAAAGGCGGGTCCCACAATCCAAAAAGGacgaaagctatgaaaataatatatcataaataTGTAAGAACATAAAACTTGCTTTTTTCATATACTGTAGACTtttcattaataacaactcatcactgtatcatttttctatttgtttgcagtgccacaagcaacctcccagGCTCCGTCCTATGTGGATATTATGTGTGCGAGTTCATCAGAAATAATGGGAGGTATCGAACAAATCCTGCAGACGTAtgtctcttatacactgccatgtgctaacttcctaatggtaatacatcctaatcttcatttactgtatacctgcagatgcctaccattgacagtaactatagcaagatcgaagacaaacaaatcgacaacatttgcatggacatggcgaggttcatcctacATGAGATCTTTCATGAGAATGAAGCATTCTTTGATAAGCATGGCGTGTTGATGACGTacgagtgcacaaatcttcgtAGATGTGTGtggtagttttaatattagcgtggcaaagaacaactctattccaaatgttggatttttaataatgtgaattatctattatgtacgatgcaatttttaataatgtgaattatttattattcaagtttgttgttatgtggttggagatacatatttgaATTTGGCGGCTAAAAACTGGCGGGaaatagaaataataaataattcatgggaaataatatattgaatgggaaaatacatTTTCCTGGTGGATAGCATAAGCATCCGCTAGCACAGaaaccatctgtgctggcgggtgatgtAACAACACCGTCGGCACAGAAAGCATCTttgctggcgggtggctaacATCACCCGCCAGCAGAGAGCTTTCTGTGCTAGCGGGCAAGCACCCACTAGCACAGACGGCATCtgtgctggctcaaggttgctggcgggtgcgATACCCGTCAGCACAAAGCTGTTCTAGCTGCCAGCATAAAGTTTTTCTGGCATAGTGAGCTGCGCGTCATGTTCTTCCGTACCCTAAGTTTCCACCCTAAGAGTTGTTGCCACTGGTTTTTGACTAGAGCCAACCGTtgtggataaggttctgacACAGCCgatgaaggaaagagaaagGGTCTGTTGACCAAGCAGCGTTGACCAATACCCACCACGAGCAACCAGGATCCGGAAGCCGATAGAAGACCAAGAAGGGTTCGATCCGAGGTGAAATCGACTCCACTAAACATGGGAAATCCtagagatttatctttagtagtttttagaagTAGATGTAATAGTTAatgtcgtaatcgactaggtTCTAGCTTGCTCCAGGCTATAAATAGAAGCCCATGAGCTTTGTAACGAAgaataatcaatcaatcaatacaaccttttggCGCTACaccgccaaaaccctaggagtaggagtaaaaTAGATTCGATGAGTTCCTTCTATCGCGCAGGGCTGCATCGGTTTCGATCTCAGGCGGTCATTAgtacctctatcagaactttctaagttaagtcttatattttgatattcggttgtgtggctagttatcgagttatcttagattgcaagtagaactttctaggctttgtccaatattttgcttgtcttcgacgttgctcacagttatcgagtttGCTTAGATCTATCTAGGTTGTCTTTATGAGCTCCTTGGTTGTTCCTAAGCGCTCACAGTTATCAAACGGCTTAGATCTTGACCTGTTTAAACGTTCACTagttatctgatcgtatcggCCGATTaaatcttgcatgcttttattaCTTCATATATGCTAAGTCTGATAGATCCTTACCcttgcccctcgtattgctaaccgtcaGGCCTTTGACGTTAGCAcgctactgttgagagccgatgcttcggtCGGATCTTATCCTTTTTCTCATGGAAGCATGATAacgtcattgagccgataggtgCACGTATGAGGCCTTGCTGCCACGAGCATGTTTGGTTGGGTTAATGGGctgaagttaatgccctctcaccgtgttacctctaagttcaattacacggttATGACATTAATTAGGTTTCTATTAGCTTGATcagcttgtaagcggtaggcaagaagttcttgtttgttgtgttctaatcttttagttAATAGATTGATGCCAGTGccttctcattcatgttaccttgtttaaacaagttcaattacacttatcaagatattaaCTAGATCTGTTAGCCTACCTGATGTGCTCATGGTTAACAAGGGCTCCCTTTTATTGCTGTTGTTTataatgctttatcttagcaCACCTTGCATCTTTGAGAGCTGATTTGGAGcatgcactggagttaagcagatcttccAGATCCTCCGTGTTATTCAACTTAGAAATCTGAAGTCCAGATTTTGCGTCCAAGAGTAGTAGCAAATCAAGAGCTCGATTGGACAATGGGACAAGAACCTTAATGGCCAGATCGCAATCGAAGTGCAAGGAGTTAAGCTAGTGGTGGTTTATTACAGGATCCCATTAAATGCTCGTCGTTACTACCGGTTTCCTTTTTGCAAGACGCTCGTGTATTACAAAGTCTTGCTTTGTTGATCTATATAAATATACGTACTCTTATTTGTTGTCAAATTTAAAAGTATTTTTCCTTTGATTAATCATATGGCAATAGCAATATCTGTCGTGCTTTGTTTTTTCTTATGATACAGGAGGAGCATAGCCCGGTTATATATTAATTAAAGAAGGAAACTGTACAGTgttaaaagaaaaaacagaaaagaaacaTTTCAAAAATATTACAACGTGTTGGCCAGCCATAATTCTATTCATGCATTTTCAATATATatacatgcattttattattgATGATggtccatttttttaaaaaaaataacacaCACGAATCCTAAAGCGTCCGTATTTTCAATTGGAGGAATTAGCAGTCAAATCCAGAAAAAAACAAATAGATGATCCAATATAATGTGAAATATTTAGGTACAGAGCCAACAGACACGTGACAGACCCAGCCAGAGGTTGACTATACCACTCGAACACTCTCACGACCCATCGGTCAGTAAGCTGCAGCAAGAAACGACCGTGCCCGGAGACCCCTCCGATCCGACTGCTCATCCATCCATGCTCCATCACTAGCTAGTTCACTACTGCACGTGTACGTACGTTACGGGCCGGCAGGTTCTTGCGCGACCGGACTAGAGAGCTCGTACTGCGTACATACGCAGGGCAGGGCCATCCCCAGCGCCAGAGAGATAACAAGACGACACACGTACACGCTCTGCCCTCGCGGGAATAGACCGTCGCCCAACATGTGACACCTAACCCCCATGCACGTACGTGTTACGTCGTACGCGTACAGTAGGCGATAACACATGCATGAAGGGCATGGACCGCGCGGTCCACCCCGCGACGTGCCGAGGTAGAGGTACGTACGTGAACAGCCCTCGTACCGTCCTATACGTCGCCTGGGAAGGAAGCAGCCCATGCCGGCTACGCCAGCCAGGTTGTACGTGCGCGAGGCCGGTGAGAAGCTAGCGGGGTAAAAACACGGTCGATGGAGCGAGCGAGACTGGACAGAGTCACGGAGATGACCGCGCTGGTCTGCGCCCACGAGCCACGGGCTCGGTCTCCATCGTTACGGGGGACGCGCGAGAGCGCGACGCGGACATGTGTGGTCGATGTGGGCAGGACAGGCAGCAGGGCGCACCATCGCATCGGCCAGCGCGGGCATGCGTGCGCGGAGGAGGAATACGTACGGCGAAGTGCCGAGGGCGCGGGGTCGCCGGAGCAAAAATCATCTTGCCTTCCGttagccggcgacggcgagatggcgctgctgctgctgtgctacAGCCTACACAGCCCATGGCCGGAGCCGGCAATCATGCCGGGATGATAAGATTAGCACGGCAGATCGCTTCGATCGTCCACCCCGCAAAGCAGCACCTGATCGATGACGCTTGATTAGCACGTTGTACGTAGTACGTAATCCGTTAAGGGCCGAAAGTAGCCGTACTCCGTTTCCCGTTTTTACGTTGCGTTATTGCTGGATGCTGGCTGATTGAGACGACGGTCAAGATTTGCAGAGGGTTAAtcaccgggactaaatggcctGTCTCTACCAACCGTCAGGACGCAGGTACTCCTGTTCCTGTACACAGGGTCTGAGATGCAACGCAGTTCATCATCAGTGACTGACGATGCTCCGATCCCAACCAAGATTACACGCCCTAGCTTATTAGTAGCTTATCCGCAGGCAGCGACAGAGCAATCAATCGACGATACAGGGTGTTTGGTTCGAGGAACGAGGTAGTTGGTCATCTTCTCATTCCATACTTTCTTGTTTGGTTCATGAAATAGAATGAGTTTTGATCCATCACCAATTTATTCTAATATGAGTAATGTGACTATTCCATTAAATTTGAGGAATGAACCTCTGATGCACTGCCTCATCTAGAATGGAACGATTGTTCAAACCAACGCCCCCTTGCACAACACGTACGTACGGCTACTACATCAGGCACCGAGAGCAATAACGTTAGCGTATACATACTCTCCTCGATCCAACAGCTTCATGACGCTGTTTGATGTGCGCGCGCGGTTCGCGAAGCCAACGCAAGCAGTGCCTCGAGAGAGTTAACACGCTAGGGCCGTGCAGGCGCGCGCGTTAACTCCGGCGACAACCAACATAAAAACTGTCGATTCGTATCGCCGTCCTCCGCTCGCGTGCAGGATCTGTGCTCGACCGGTACGAAATGTACCGTGCTCCTGTACCGTTTCATGACGCTAATTGTCCCGCGCATAGTGTACGGGGGCTTTGGTAGCCTTATCTCCTATTAACTCCGTAGAACGTACGTGCGTCGATCTTCATTATGGAGGGGAAACAATCATGCTGCATTTGTTTTGAGAACCTCataaagatctccgtagcacTGCTTCAGAGCAGCGTCTGTGTGATTCCAGAGGCCCAGATCAACAAACTTGTCACCACCATTGATCTCAAAGTGATTCCTTCATTcgtcctctctctctttttttttaaaaaaacaaaagtgaTTCCTTCCTCTCCTCCAACAACGAGTTCCACCAAGCGACTTGGTTCCTGAGCAAACAAAGCCAACGAGGTGTATTGGTTCCGAGCAATCACAGCCAGCTAAACTTCGACAGGCGATGGCGCCGATTACTTCCTGCGCTGGCCACATGACATTATCGACACCTCTGTATCCCTCGTGTGAGGCTTCCACGGCATGGCTGCAACTGCGGAAAGTTTAGCCGCACATTTACCATCAAATAGGGGTTAGGGATTGAATTGATTTGCTTCTATTGTGGTATACATCGACGATGATTATTGTGGTTAGGGCTTGAAAGGTGATCACTATGGAGGGTCTATTGATAATGAAGGTTTAGTTTAGGATGTCTTACATTACCTAATGGAAGAGCTACATTTACTATCAATTTTTAATGTGGATTAAATCTAACAACCTCTCACATTAAGACTTAGATATTTTCGATAGCATAGAAGTCTTGCCCATCTTGCCTTTACGAGGTCCGCTGGAGCTCACGATCGTGACCAAAAATAAATCTCGGGTCTAACTCAATCCAAAATACTGCTTGACAATTGAGAATTGTTCCCACCTTATAACATTTGCTTCTTCACCGTCAATTTTTGGTGTGGAACTAGACCCAACAAAAAAAACTATTAGAAAACGattttattttggtcaaaatgTTTCTATGGAATACAACGGTGAGTGATACGGTTCTCCTTGTACTACTAGAGATCATACATGTCAAACACGACGTGTGCACTTTTTCTGGTCACGCCATGGGGGCCCCACCTAAGTTGATTAAGTGAGCTCTTGGTGAGCCAAAAAAAAACCTTACAGGTTTTTACGGTATTGAAGCAAAATAGGCTATCTAGGGAGGAAAATCGTGATCATTTTTAAAGGGCGACATAAGAATTAACGATAGGTAGTCGTTCTGAAAATCTCATTCCCATCTATACTTGGCATGTCTTACTGTTCAACTCAAGTGTTTGGTATTAGATGTGACGTGTTCCAATACAAACATATAGTGTTGATTTGAAATCTACAGCCACCCAAATCAATTTGAACTCGCAGTTCACACCCTGATTCAATTTGGTAAATCCTTGCGAAAGGGCCGCGAGGGTTGTTCATCAACTGGCGCCGTCAACTGCCCCGTCCAATCGCACCCGCCGATCCCCCGATCGGACGGACAGGGCCTCCCGCCGCTTCCCAGCCGCCGGATCCAGCCGCGCGGTCGCCTTTTCCTGCACCCGCCGCGACCGTCCGGCTCCTCCATTCCCGCTCCGGCTGTCCCAATTTCGGCGTACCAACGCGTTCGCTTTCCCGAAATACTCCCCCCTCTTCCCCCGATACAAAGCGCGAGGGCGGGCGCGGCAGCCGCACGGCACAATTGCACCGcaccctgcctcctcccccttcccctGTGGCCTTGTCCTTGACCTCTCGGCACTACCGCACCCTGCTCCTCGCTACCCAAACACGCGCACCAGCCGCACCAACAAAGATTACAGGGCGCGCCGGCGTGCcgcaggagagggagaggcggCCGGTAAAGGCCCAGGCTTTGGCTTGTTGCGGCGGGGTGGGAGTGGGGGTAAACCGATACAGAGCCATGGCTCCGAGCTGCTACGACGTGGCAGCGTCCATGCTGCTCTGCGCCGAGGAGCACAGCAGCATCCTGTGcttggatgaggaggaggaagaggacgtggcggcggcggcggagttgcCGGGGAGGAAGAGGGGCCGGTCGCCGGGCTGCGGGGACGGGTTCGGCGCGGATTTGTTCCCGCCGCTGTCGGAGGAATGCGTGGCCGGGCTGGTGGAGCGGGAGACGGAGCACATGCCGAGGTCGGACTACGGCGAGcggctgcgcggcggcggcgtcgatctcTGCGTCCGCCGAGAGGCCGTCGATTGGATTTGGAAGGTGGGTTCTTGATTGATCTGAGTGTCTTTGGCGTGGCTGGACATGGGGGAATGGAAAAAAGGAAACATTTTTCTCATTGCTTTGGATGTTCTAGGAACGCATTCCTTTTCCATGATTACTAATAGTTCTGTTCATTTGGAATAGAAAAGATGCATCTGTTCTTAGTTTCTGCATCCAAATGCAATGCTTGCTCTTGCTTCCACAGAGCAAGATCCTAGATTGTTTCTTCTTCAATCCTCGCAATGCTGAGTGCTTTAATCGTTTGCATTGATCTGTCATGGTCATATGATGCTGGTGTTTAGAGTGCAGCCTTAGTAACTTATGCCAATGATATCACTACTGTGCGTGATTACAGCAAGCACTCTGTTGTAACGGGCCTTGTAGATATGCCGTGACCATTTTTTCCGGGTGAAACTTGGGACCATCTCGGCCAAAGTTGGCCTTTCGTCTGCTTCCTGAATCACGAGATACTGGGATGCACTGTCTGATTCAACATTGTGCTTTTTATATTTTTCGAGAAAAGCATGTCTATTTCTAGAACCACGAAAAATCTTATTTCTTGACAAAGTTCTGAATATAGTTCACGTGAAGTTTCTACGGCTGTGCTTATTTTCCATGTGGTTACTAACTTGTGATCTCTCTGCAGGTCTACGCATACTACAACTTTGGTCCCGTCACTGCCTACTTGGCCGTGAACTACCTTGATCGTTTCCTGTCACGGTACGAGCTGCCGGTAAGAATCACAAGATCACCCTTTTAAGATGAAGTTGCTAATGCTATCAATACCAGTTTGCCAACGTTTGTTGCCGACGTCATTTTCAGGAAGGCAAAGACTGGATGACGCAACTGCTCTCGGTGGCGTGTCTTTCTCTGGCCGCCAAGATGGAGGAAACCTCTGTCCCACAATCTCTGGACCTTCAGGTGGGCAAACTGCCTATAGGCATATTGCAATGCCGATGCACATTGTTCTTATTCATCCGATCATGTTCTTGTTCTAAGCGTGATTGGATTGTGTGAATCAGGTCGGAGATGCGCTGTATGTGTTTGAGGCGAAGACGATCCAGAGAATGGAGCTCCTTGTTCTAAGCACCCTCAATTGGAGGATGCAGGCCGTGACCCCTTTCTCCTACCTGGACTACTTCCTAAACAAGCTCaacggcggcgctccggcgccAAGAAGCTGGCTCCTTCAGTCGGCAGAGCTTATCTTGTGTGTAGCTAGAGGTATGCAACGTCTGATATCATCCGTGAAATCAGTTGCGGATCGCACCATTCGTACTAATCCGATCTGATTGATATGTCTTGTTTGCACGGCAGGCATCGGTTGCATAGGCTTCAGACCTTctgaggtcgccgccgccgtcgcagctGCCGTGGTCGAAGCAGCGGGCGTCGCAGGCATTGAAAACGCCTGCGCCCATGTCGACAAGGTACATTGACGCACGTCCTCATGCGAACTCATTTCATGCCCTAGTTTGTTCTAGGCAGAGAAAATGCAACGGCACAGTTCGAGATCCACCACATTCATAGCTCAAATCTCGCCGCCGTACTTGCGTAAACGCAGCTCCCGTACAGATGCGTGAAACGCATTTACACCCCGTGTGTCTCTTTGTGTGAGCTCGATCGGCGAGTTATTTAATGTGCTGTTGCCCTGTGGCTGCAGGAGCGGGTGTTGCGGTGCCAGGACGCGATCCAGTCCATGGCGACCCCGGCCATTAACACTGTGCCACCGAAATCTgcaagcggcagcggcagggtaTCCCCTGGGCCGCAGAGCCCTGTGGGGGTGCTGGACGCTGGCTGCCTGAGCTacaagagcgacgacgacgccgtggCAGCGGCGACTGTTGCTTCACATGGGGCCTCGGCCTATGGTTCGGCGACGGCCTCCCCGGTCACCAGCAAGAGGAGAAAAATCACCAGCAGATGATGGATATCTCGCCCTGATCAGTCAAAGTGCGCGCCCAACGATTCAGAGTGAATTGACTAGTCCGCTTTTGGTTTTTTTACCGCGCCAATCATCTTCATGAAGAAAAAGGTCAAATGGTGCTGTTTGCATTGAGACTTGAGAGGAGGAAAGGACAAAGGAGGGCGTTTTTGACATGACGAGAGGGCAAGAAGTTGATGAATAAAGATGTGAGGTGGACAACACCTAAATTGCTGGGCTTTTTGTATGGAGGGGTAGACAGCCAGCACAACCTTGGTGCGCCACAAAGGGCGCCGAATCGTGGCTTTGTTGGAACAcaaaggccgtgtttagttggggaatttgggaggtgccaaattactgttacagcactgtagcacactgtagcgtttcgtttgtatttgtaaattattgtccaaatattgactaattaggctcaaaagattcgtctcgcaaagtacaacaaaactgtgcaattagtttttaatttcatctacatttagtactccatgtatgtaccgcaagtttgatgtgatggggaatcttctttttgcatagtgtcaaagttgggagttgggagtaactaaacatggccaaaGCTGGAGCAGATCGATGAGATGATCAGAATAAAGAGGGTGGTGAAGGGACCAGACCGTAGGCAAGATATACAAGAACTAGGCACTGATGACCTGCCTGTGTTGCAGTATCTGATAAACTGTTTGCGGTAGTTTGTAgtattctttttttcatttcattgtGAAGAGAAAATGTAGGTGGAGAGGAAAATGTATTTTATGAGGAAAAGAATGTTCATCCAGATGAATAATTAACAAAAATAACCTAAGAAAAGGAAGTGAACAGAACCACATGACAAGGGAAGTAGATTTAGTCCCAGCAATACTAATTAATACCACTAATTAACATTATTAATCAtcatttcttttaattttattttatcttgGCCTGCCTGCCTATAGTGTTTGACTGCTTGTCCACTTTAAGACCATGGACATTGTTTCTCTACGAATTAAAAGAAGGGGGACCTTGTCAGGAGGAGCATTGGGAACACAAACTTACAATACCAACCAGATCTGTGCTGAGCACCTGTCTCTTTGTTCGAATTAGTAGGAGCTATTGTTAAACTCCACCATCTAAATAATAGTTACATACACAAGGCCACAAGGGGAATCAAGCATCTGAATTCCCATGCTGATTGGATCTGCTTCAGcatattagaaattagaaattagaaaagcaaCACGAATGAAAGATGCtactcccaatttgggagttCTTGCTTCCTCTAGTCTTACACATAAGTCGATTATGATATCAACATGATCTTCAGTGTAGTAGTTTGAATAATAATATCAATGAACATATACGTTTATAGATAAAGGAGTTATAAAATACAACTGTATTTTCTATGACTGAGTATTGCTTAATGGGAGACTGGGCAAGTAGATTTTGAGAAAGTCACTATGGGTAGTGCCTTGTTGGTGACGGACATATCAAATTGGATAAATAACTTACTCTGGATCGCAT
The genomic region above belongs to Setaria italica strain Yugu1 chromosome VI, Setaria_italica_v2.0, whole genome shotgun sequence and contains:
- the LOC101782605 gene encoding cyclin-D4-2, encoding MAPSCYDVAASMLLCAEEHSSILCLDEEEEEDVAAAAELPGRKRGRSPGCGDGFGADLFPPLSEECVAGLVERETEHMPRSDYGERLRGGGVDLCVRREAVDWIWKVYAYYNFGPVTAYLAVNYLDRFLSRYELPEGKDWMTQLLSVACLSLAAKMEETSVPQSLDLQVGDALYVFEAKTIQRMELLVLSTLNWRMQAVTPFSYLDYFLNKLNGGAPAPRSWLLQSAELILCVARGIGCIGFRPSEVAAAVAAAVVEAAGVAGIENACAHVDKERVLRCQDAIQSMATPAINTVPPKSASGSGRVSPGPQSPVGVLDAGCLSYKSDDDAVAAATVASHGASAYGSATASPVTSKRRKITSR